The following proteins are encoded in a genomic region of Sphingobacteriaceae bacterium:
- a CDS encoding type II toxin-antitoxin system HicA family toxin, with translation MVQWAPCKRRDFIKRLRKLGFDGPYSGTRHQFMIYKNHRMAIPSNKEYSIPQLRMMISEVERIIARKIILDEWNSL, from the coding sequence ATGGTTCAATGGGCACCATGTAAAAGAAGAGATTTTATTAAACGACTAAGAAAATTGGGATTTGATGGTCCTTATTCAGGCACACGTCATCAATTTATGATTTATAAAAACCACCGGATGGCAATTCCCTCCAATAAAGAATATTCCATTCCACAGTTGAGAATGATGATTTCAGAAGTAGAGCGAATCATTGCCCGGAAAATAATATTGGATGAATGGAACTCGTTATAA
- a CDS encoding type II toxin-antitoxin system HicB family antitoxin → MKTKFILTAYINHMISSAVYDKLEDGSFSGIIPACKGVIAFSDSLQECQNELRSTLEEWIVLGLKLGHQLPVLDNINLNEKPIYGSMGTM, encoded by the coding sequence ATGAAAACAAAATTTATACTTACAGCATACATAAATCACATGATATCTTCAGCTGTATATGATAAACTGGAAGATGGCAGTTTCTCAGGCATTATTCCGGCATGCAAAGGCGTAATTGCCTTCAGTGATTCGCTGCAGGAGTGTCAGAATGAATTACGTTCAACACTTGAGGAATGGATAGTTTTGGGGCTTAAACTAGGGCACCAATTACCTGTATTAGACAATATTAATCTAAATGAAAAACCAATATATGGTTCAATGGGCACCATGTAA
- a CDS encoding DUF433 domain-containing protein yields the protein MKEEMIKFTRIEVNPAILTGKPIIRGTRIPVELIIKLVAQRRTDEQIIQEYPMLKKEDIKEALLYVEKLVKDEEVYPILGH from the coding sequence ATGAAAGAAGAGATGATTAAATTTACCCGAATAGAAGTAAATCCGGCTATACTTACCGGCAAACCGATAATTCGCGGAACAAGGATTCCAGTTGAGCTGATAATAAAATTGGTAGCACAACGCCGCACAGATGAACAAATCATTCAAGAATATCCGATGCTGAAAAAAGAAGATATTAAGGAAGCGCTTTTATATGTTGAAAAACTTGTGAAAGATGAGGAAGTTTATCCAATACTCGGACATTAA